Part of the Zingiber officinale cultivar Zhangliang chromosome 6A, Zo_v1.1, whole genome shotgun sequence genome, TTGCATAACACCTCGTGTGCATCCTCTAAGCAGCCACATTTCAAATACATGTCGAGCAAAGCAGTAGACACAAACACATCCAGTTCCAGCCCTACCTTCTTGGCATGCTCGTGTATCAGAATTCCATCCGCAAGCGCCTCCAGAGCTGAACAAGCCTTCAAGACAAACGGAAATGTGAACTTGTTTGGCTCGATTCCTATATCGAGCATTCTCTGGTATAGCTCAACGGCATGACCAAAGGGCCCATTCCAAGCATAAGCCCTGATCATGGCGTTCCACAGGAAGACACTTGGTTGCAGTAACTCGTCAAACGCGAGACGGGCAGACTCAATCTCGCCGCATGATATGTACATCTGAACAATCTTTTCGAGAAGAGAATAGTTTCCAGCGAAATACCTGTGACTGATGATCTGGAGATGGATCTCTTTGCCGTCTTCGAGCAATTTGAAATGAATGCAAGAATGCAGAATTTTGGTGTAGGTAATTAGCAAAATCTAGAAGAGAGATTCTCATTCCTTGACATAATATTAGTATAGCGATC contains:
- the LOC121994649 gene encoding pentatricopeptide repeat-containing protein At3g16610-like, with amino-acid sequence MRISLLDFANYLHQNSAFLHSFQIARRRQRDPSPDHQSQMYISCGEIESARLAFDELLQPSVFLWNAMIRAYAWNGPFGHAVELYQRMLDIGIEPNKFTFPFVLKACSALEALADGILIHEHAKKVGLELDVFVSTALLDMYLKCGCLEDAHEVLCKMPQKDVAWNA